GCTGAGACAGCGTGACCACCATAAGCAAATCTTTGACGTTCGAGTTGAACATAGCAGCAAATTGGTCGGTTGACATATGCGGAACGGAATTGATCAAATCCAACAACGATCGGCCGACAGAGTTATCGGGTTGCTGTTTGCCATTTATGACGTCCTCAACGTAAGCCACCACTTGATCGAGCAATGCCAACAGTTTCGTTGATGCCTCAGCTACTTGGGCCAGATCCAACATTGGCGACACGGTTTTGGGCTGATGACGACTTTGGACGGCAATGGTCTTCTCGCACAATTGCAGACCCACAACCTGCAATCACCAAGCATTTTTAGAATTGGAATCTCTTATTCAATGTAAATAAATCGTACCTCCGGTTCGTAGCACGTCACTTCACTGTTGATCGGTGTAAACATACAACCGCTTTTGCCACCCGGAATGCCAAGATTAACACAAACGTATGCCTTCAAGCCCATCCGGTTACCTTGGAGCGACGTGTCAACAGTCAAATGGACCGGATTGTTGCATTCGCGAGCATAGTATTCGTGTATGACAGAACTGTGATTGGTGACTTCATGACCGGTGGCCCACCAACCTAAAATAACACACGTAGCATAAGAAATTGACAGCAACCACACCTGACTGTGCACGTACCAACAATGTTCTCCGACGAATTAACTCTTCTGTTCAATTCGTACACGTCCAGCGCATAGCTGAGTTCAGCTTCGACTTGATCATCGTGTTCCTTATGTGGCACGCAGAAACAATTCGTAACCTCAACGACCCCTTTGTCAACAGATCCTGAAAAGTGCATGTTAGTGAGCGTTTTGCTCGGAAATAATGGATGATTTATGTCAATTACCGAGAAGCGTTCCAATTACACGCTGCGAATCAGCATTCCGACGTTCAAAGGCGTCAACAACTTGAAATAAAACCAGCGGATGAACACGCACCGTCAAGTTTAGTGCAGACATTTTGGAAGGAGAATAAGTATCAGTCATCTGACGTTTAGTTTCGAGTCGAAATGCAGTCATCGGCAGCCATTTTTCCTAAAAACTGTTTTACCGAGGTGAATGAGGCGAACGTGGCGAACTCAGAGAATTGATAATTTGGTGACCCCTGTACCGAGATAGAATAAACATAAAGGACATAatgtgaatgacagctggCAAGAGAATAACAGAAATGTTAAGTTGGTACGCATGTAGAAGACAGAAAAAATGACACCTATGGGAGAAAATACGAGAAACGTGCGAGagaatttcacacaaaattggTTAAATTGTCTCTGATAGGTGTCAGCTGTCACtcacatgttccttctatctcgctaCATGCCTACCAACTTAACATTTCTCTGAATAGAATGCGAGAGAA
Above is a genomic segment from Bradysia coprophila strain Holo2 unplaced genomic scaffold, BU_Bcop_v1 contig_24, whole genome shotgun sequence containing:
- the LOC119077912 gene encoding eukaryotic translation initiation factor 3 subunit F-1, which codes for MTAFRLETKRQMTDTYSPSKMSALNLTVRVHPLVLFQVVDAFERRNADSQRVIGTLLGSVDKGVVEVTNCFCVPHKEHDDQVEAELSYALDVYELNRRVNSSENIVGWWATGHEVTNHSSVIHEYYARECNNPVHLTVDTSLQGNRMGLKAYVCVNLGIPGGKSGCMFTPINSEVTCYEPEVVGLQLCEKTIAVQSRHQPKTVSPMLDLAQVAEASTKLLALLDQVVAYVEDVINGKQQPDNSVGRSLLDLINSVPHMSTDQFAAMFNSNVKDLLMVVTLSQLIKTQLQLNEKLTFLTTN